TGCCGACAGGCGGCAGTTTCGCTCCTCAGGGAGAACGCCAGCTGACACCGGTCGAAACAGATTTAGTCAACCTATTCAGTGGCCTGTCCCTGCCGCGCCGGGTTGGCACAGCCCTCGCAAGGACAGCGCCGGACCAGCTCGTCATGGGAGTGTCGTGCAGGTCCTTAGGATTTGAGGAGCCTTTTGAGGATCCTTGGGGAGCAGAGGATGCCAGGCGTTCGTTGGGTGAGGATGATTGGGGTGGCCTGCGCGGCGCTGTCGGCGCTGACGCTGTCGCTCGCGCCGGCGGCTGCGACCTCCCGCATCAAGGACCTCGCCAATATCGAAGGCGTGCGGCAGAACCAGCTCATCGGCTATGGCCTCGTCGTCGGTCTCAACGGCACCGGCGACACACTCAACAACATCCCCTTCACCAAGCAGTCGCTGCAGGCGATGCTCGAGCGGATGGGCGTCAACATCCGCGGCGCCACCATCCGCACCGGCAATGTCGCAGCCGTGATGGTGACGGGCAACCTCCCCGCTTTCGCCACCCAGGGCACGCGCATGGACGTCACCGTCTCCGCGCTCGGCGATGCCAAGAATCTGCAGGGCGGCACCCTGCTCGTCACTCCCCTGTTAGGTGCCGACGGCAATGTCTACGCGGTGGCGCAGGGCTCGCTCGCGATCTCCGGCTTCCAGGCCGAGGGCGAGGCGGCCAAGATCGTGCGCGGCGTGCCGACCGTGGGACGCATCGCCAACGGTGCCATCATCGAGCGCGAGATCGAGTTCGCGCTCAATCGGCTGCCGAACGTGCGCCTGGCGCTGCGCAACGCCGACTTCACCACGGCCAAACGGATCGCGGCTGCGATCAACGACTATCTCGGCGTCAAGACCGCCGAGCCGATCGACCCCTCGACGGTGCAGCTCTCGGTCCCACCCGAGTTCAAGGGCAACGTCGTCGCCTTTCTCACCGAGATCGAGCAGCTCCAGGTCGACCCTGATCTCGCCGCCAAGATCATCATCGACGAACGCAGCGGCATCATCGTGATGGGCCGCGACGTCCGTGTCGCAACCGTCGCGGTCGCACAGGGCAACCTCACCGTCACCATCTCCGAGAGCCCGCAGGTCAGCCAGCCCAACCCGTTGTCGCGCGGTCGCACCGTGGTCGCGCCGCGCAGCAGCGTCACCGTCACCGAGGACGGCAAGAAATTGGCCCTCGTCAAGGACGGCGTCTCGCTCCAGCAGCTCGTCGACGGCCTCAACGGCCTCGGCATCGGTCCGCGCGACATGATCAGCATCCTCCAGGCGATCAAGGCCGCCGGCGCGATCGAAGCCGACATCGAGGTGATGTGATGCAGACCAACGCGACCTACGCGCCGCGCCTCGCCACCTCCTCCGCCTTCTCGGTCGAGAGCCGCAACGGCCGGCCGGACTTCGAGCTCGCTGCCGCGCTGCAAAAGGTCTCGCCGAAGCAGCAGAGCAAGGCGCAGAAGACCGCCACCGACTTCGAGGCGATGTTCCTCAACAGCATGTTCGCGCAGATGACCTCGGGCCTGAAGGGCGAAGGCCCGTTCGGCGACACGCCCGGCACCGGCGTGTGGCGCTCGATGCTGACCGAGCAATATTCCAAGAACTTCGCCAATGCCGGCGGCGTCGGCATTGCCCGCGACGTCTATCGCACCCTCATCACGCAGCAGGCGAAAACGATCCGCTCGGCATAAGGTCAAACGAGATGAACCATTTCAACGCCTCACGTCAGCCGATTCAACAGCGCCCGAACACCGCGCCCGGCAATGCCGAGGCGCGCAAGCTCGCCGAGGGCCTGATGGACGCGATGAGCGCCCTGCTCGGACTGATCGAGCGCGAGACCGAGCTCGTCCGCGCCGGCCAGGTTCGGGAGGCGATGATGCTCGAGAGCAAGAAGCAGGAGCTGTCGCGAAACTATGTCGGCGCCGTCGGCCAGTTGAAGGCGAACCAGGCGCAGCTCGCGAAATCCGCGCCGGAGCTGCTCTCGACGCTGCACCGCCACCACGATGCATTTCGCGCGATGCTCCAGGTCAATCTCACCGTGCTCGCGACCGCGCACGCGGTTTCCGAAAGCGTCGTGCGCGGCGTCAATGCCGAGATCCAGAAGCGCAACGTGCCGAACACCTATACGGCCGCGGGTCGCCGCGCTGCTCCCGGCCCGCGTCACATCACGCCGCTCGCGGTCAGCCGCTCGCTCTGAGCTGAGCGCGCACAAGAACAAGCGACAATTTTACGAAAAACCGCGCGGCGAAATCGTCGCGCGGTTAGGCACGTTTCCTTACCGGGTCTTCAGTCCTGGCGTTCCATGGTTGCGTTACGAGAGGGGTTGGGATTTGACTCACGTTAGGCAACCAGGAGGCTGCCATGAGTACAGATTTCAGCATCAGGCCGGTGGGGATCCCGGCCCCTGTGCAGATCATAACGACGTCCAATGCGGCGGCGAACGAGGCTGTGCAAACCGATCTTCCGGTGAACCAGACGGTTGCCGCGGCGGATACGAGCGCGCCTGTGCGCAACGATCTGCCGAACCACGAGAACGTCTCGCGCCAGGTCGTGTTCGACCAGGCGTCCGCATCCATGGTCTTCCAGGTCGTCAACGACAAGACCGAAGCGGT
The sequence above is drawn from the Bradyrhizobium amphicarpaeae genome and encodes:
- the flgJ gene encoding flagellar assembly peptidoglycan hydrolase FlgJ encodes the protein MQTNATYAPRLATSSAFSVESRNGRPDFELAAALQKVSPKQQSKAQKTATDFEAMFLNSMFAQMTSGLKGEGPFGDTPGTGVWRSMLTEQYSKNFANAGGVGIARDVYRTLITQQAKTIRSA
- a CDS encoding flagellar basal body P-ring protein FlgI, which translates into the protein MPGVRWVRMIGVACAALSALTLSLAPAAATSRIKDLANIEGVRQNQLIGYGLVVGLNGTGDTLNNIPFTKQSLQAMLERMGVNIRGATIRTGNVAAVMVTGNLPAFATQGTRMDVTVSALGDAKNLQGGTLLVTPLLGADGNVYAVAQGSLAISGFQAEGEAAKIVRGVPTVGRIANGAIIEREIEFALNRLPNVRLALRNADFTTAKRIAAAINDYLGVKTAEPIDPSTVQLSVPPEFKGNVVAFLTEIEQLQVDPDLAAKIIIDERSGIIVMGRDVRVATVAVAQGNLTVTISESPQVSQPNPLSRGRTVVAPRSSVTVTEDGKKLALVKDGVSLQQLVDGLNGLGIGPRDMISILQAIKAAGAIEADIEVM